Proteins encoded by one window of Cydia fagiglandana chromosome Z, ilCydFagi1.1, whole genome shotgun sequence:
- the LOC134679117 gene encoding protein cereblon-like has protein sequence MVKFTYSIIIIYGSQMLLTLAEQTEKSEENRQELLLCRKCGTDVADSYYLFNQQSPGARKSERRKLFGKSNVTVQTLVNPFGVQFEIVTTEKARCHNIGNPQGADSWFPGYSWRICTCPHCGAHIGWTFENSSLGMTDKSTPAKTFHGLILSNILGENFTDSLIMMPNIYKMQ, from the exons ATGGTAAAGTTTACATATTCGATTATAATTATCTATGGGTCACAAATGTTGTTAACTCTTGCCGAACAAACCGAAAAATCTGAGGAGAATCGACAAG AACTGCTGCTATGCCGCAAGTGTGGGACTGACGTGGCCGActcttattacttatttaatcaGCAAAGTCCCGGAGCTCGTAAAAGTGAACGGAGAAAATTGTTTGGCAAAAGTAATGTAACTGTGCAAACATTAGTAAACCCATTTGGTGTTCAGTTTGAGATTGTTACTACAGAAAAGGCCAGATGCCATAATATAGGCAAT CCACAAGGTGCAGACTCATGGTTCCCTGGTTACTCATGGCGGATCTGCACATGTCCCCACTGCGGAGCACATATTGGCTGGACATTTGAGAACTCTTCATTAGGCATGACTGACAAATCCACTCCAGCTAAAACATTTCATGGATTAATCTTGAGCAACATTTTGGGAGAAAATT TTACAGATTCCCTGATAATGATGCCTAATATTTACAAAATGCAATGA
- the LOC134678367 gene encoding serine/arginine-rich splicing factor 4-like isoform X2: MADSTNMSLDDIIRAGRSRGRGGTNIRGRGRGGGRGRGTVRRGRSATRVETPAAAGARSRSRSRSRSQVRPRGRGRGRGRGRSQSRSRQQRRSTSRARSASRSRSQQRGLTPRGRAGLENQNVPLQSRIGRFRGSGQNRLTRTRSTSNVRGDVRSRLGVSRGALAARARRPLAVAKRGIAKRGRGLTTRNKYTSVGLRSDQILKEQLNKKAQNLLFQDNMIRSQTFTRSRSRSRSRNNSLSRNNRLSRSNSRSRNNSFTSASQLTVSVANDLAKRRRRNSVGNPNYLNKQSLVQLNSQLGGYKQRRGPGSVYSVGSNRSSQSNRSNRSNASARSTRSRGRGRGRGRGRGRGVSRNFVNKQVLNSKLQKEIAAIQGKASNGNSSETPVGINFTPTPASTAQTLHQRFATS; the protein is encoded by the exons ATGACATCATACGAGCTGGTAGGTCGCGTGGTAGAGGTGGCACGAATATACGCGGGCGAGGCCGCGGAGGCGGGCGCGGCCGCGGCACTGTCAGGCGGGGGCGATCGGCGACTCGCGTGGAGACACCCGCGGCCGCGGGTGCGCGGTCTAGATCCCGCTCGCGGTCGCGGTCGCAGGTGCGCCCCCGCGGTCGGGGCCGAGGCCGCGGCCGCGGACGCTCGCAGTCCCGATCTCGCCAGCAGCGGCGCTCCACTTCCCGGGCCAGATCGGCGTCTCGCTCGCGGTCACAGCAGAGAGGACTGACGCCGAGAGGGAGAGCAGGATTAGAAAATCAAAATGTACCATTACAAAGCAGAATAGGCAGATTTAGAG GAAGTGGTCAAAATCGTCTGACCCGTACCCGTTCTACTTCCAATGTGCGAGGCGATGTACGCAGCCGGCTCGGCGTGTCGCGCGGTGCGCTTgcggcccgcgcgcgccgcccgctcgCCGTCGCCAAGAGAGGCATCGCCAAACGCGGCCGGGGCCTGACTACGCGCAACAAATACACTTCAGTAGGATTGAGATCTGATCAAATACTAAAAGAACAACTTAATAAGAAAGCGCAAAATTTGCTATTTCAGGATAATATGATTCGATCTCAAACATTTACTCGGTCCAGGTCGAGATCAAGATCGAGAAATAATTCTTTATCAAGGAATAACAGACTGTCTCGGAGTAATTCACGGTCTAGGAACAATTCCTTCACCTCGGCATCTCAGTTGACTGTCAGCGTGGCTAATGATCTAGCAAAGCGTCGTCGACGTAATAGCGTTGGCAATCCTAATTACTTAAATAAACAGAGCCTCGTTCAGCTGAATAGTCAACTAGGCGGATATAAACAGAGGCGCGGGCCCGGGAGCGTCTACTCTGTGGGGTCCAACCGATCAAGCCAGTCTAATAGATCGAACCGATCAAACGCCAGCGCGCGCTCGACCCGCTCTCGGGGCCGCGGACGCGGACGCGGTCGCGGGCGCGGCCGGGGAGTCAGCCGTAACTTTGTCAATAAACAAGTCCTCAATAGCAAACTGCAGAAAGAAATTGCTGCTATTCAAGGAAAAGCGTCCAACGGCAATTCGAGTGAAACGCCGGTAGGAATAAACTTTACTCCTACGCCGGCGAGCACTGCGCAAACCTTGCATCAAAGGTTTGCTACTTCATGA
- the LOC134678367 gene encoding serine/arginine-rich splicing factor 4-like isoform X1, whose protein sequence is MADSTNMSLDDIIRAGRSRGRGGTNIRGRGRGGGRGRGTVRRGRSATRVETPAAAGARSRSRSRSRSQVRPRGRGRGRGRGRSQSRSRQQRRSTSRARSASRSRSQQRGLTPRGRAGLENQNVPLQSRIGRFRGIGQNRLTRTRSTSNVRGDVRSRLGVSRGALAARARRPLAVAKRGIAKRGRGLTTRNKYTSVGLRSDQILKEQLNKKAQNLLFQDNMIRSQTFTRSRSRSRSRNNSLSRNNRLSRSNSRSRNNSFTSASQLTVSVANDLAKRRRRNSVGNPNYLNKQSLVQLNSQLGGYKQRRGPGSVYSVGSNRSSQSNRSNRSNASARSTRSRGRGRGRGRGRGRGVSRNFVNKQVLNSKLQKEIAAIQGKASNGNSSETPVGINFTPTPASTAQTLHQRFATS, encoded by the exons ATGACATCATACGAGCTGGTAGGTCGCGTGGTAGAGGTGGCACGAATATACGCGGGCGAGGCCGCGGAGGCGGGCGCGGCCGCGGCACTGTCAGGCGGGGGCGATCGGCGACTCGCGTGGAGACACCCGCGGCCGCGGGTGCGCGGTCTAGATCCCGCTCGCGGTCGCGGTCGCAGGTGCGCCCCCGCGGTCGGGGCCGAGGCCGCGGCCGCGGACGCTCGCAGTCCCGATCTCGCCAGCAGCGGCGCTCCACTTCCCGGGCCAGATCGGCGTCTCGCTCGCGGTCACAGCAGAGAGGACTGACGCCGAGAGGGAGAGCAGGATTAGAAAATCAAAATGTACCATTACAAAGCAGAATAGGCAGATTTAGAGGTAT TGGTCAAAATCGTCTGACCCGTACCCGTTCTACTTCCAATGTGCGAGGCGATGTACGCAGCCGGCTCGGCGTGTCGCGCGGTGCGCTTgcggcccgcgcgcgccgcccgctcgCCGTCGCCAAGAGAGGCATCGCCAAACGCGGCCGGGGCCTGACTACGCGCAACAAATACACTTCAGTAGGATTGAGATCTGATCAAATACTAAAAGAACAACTTAATAAGAAAGCGCAAAATTTGCTATTTCAGGATAATATGATTCGATCTCAAACATTTACTCGGTCCAGGTCGAGATCAAGATCGAGAAATAATTCTTTATCAAGGAATAACAGACTGTCTCGGAGTAATTCACGGTCTAGGAACAATTCCTTCACCTCGGCATCTCAGTTGACTGTCAGCGTGGCTAATGATCTAGCAAAGCGTCGTCGACGTAATAGCGTTGGCAATCCTAATTACTTAAATAAACAGAGCCTCGTTCAGCTGAATAGTCAACTAGGCGGATATAAACAGAGGCGCGGGCCCGGGAGCGTCTACTCTGTGGGGTCCAACCGATCAAGCCAGTCTAATAGATCGAACCGATCAAACGCCAGCGCGCGCTCGACCCGCTCTCGGGGCCGCGGACGCGGACGCGGTCGCGGGCGCGGCCGGGGAGTCAGCCGTAACTTTGTCAATAAACAAGTCCTCAATAGCAAACTGCAGAAAGAAATTGCTGCTATTCAAGGAAAAGCGTCCAACGGCAATTCGAGTGAAACGCCGGTAGGAATAAACTTTACTCCTACGCCGGCGAGCACTGCGCAAACCTTGCATCAAAGGTTTGCTACTTCATGA